From the genome of Bombus huntii isolate Logan2020A chromosome 14, iyBomHunt1.1, whole genome shotgun sequence, one region includes:
- the LOC126873053 gene encoding transmembrane protein 94 isoform X5, whose translation MDGDRAKDNTSKPSENVKNKSTEPLGLSTKIALETLQRDIRRVLQEYEEEYRRNKKYKAWLKDTLHHRSQYTTLCWTSAIALLINAIILVIAFFTTNDTWHPTLPYEGLTVCCLVVLNFILVISDNKLRHEEIPYRVRVLLDQLEVAKNNSQWNPENYPHLCSPLSPCLTLQWTYRDGRIVNLPWALLVAGDIIVIKPGQQSPGYCIPYDDAEAPMLHAREVYSPQVHSANEIFSTPQARTPLKNKVYKLQETPYLMNLRMALDQALDRPVTYHNRKRHLLMICCIEQLAYPVLLIIVLLVNLFRYLYATEYFGVGYWNEMFLLQPIAVSIPLLPLVFPTCWIFLNCFGMARFKALFKLYQSSKKLQFVDPFEDADISGPSNQEVVYNWLELKEYFFNILVGKEHMMSRSASILHVLGSVTALCCVDKKGILSWPNPTAEKVFFLRNANTLSPSSSTGSVDRTSEPQCQAQAEDSKQDSNKTSYITHDLSHSAAEVLDLTHDHALPFRLQFDDHSWRQHLNSLKPLGLAILLNTCNMDTQEHYMQFCCHVTCEALYNEDLVPVTNRRYQDHSIEDKSGYQAKDTMQSSRQVYLVDESGSLGHMWCLCELAKQIGFQDQAQNIFQLEQQLSTFRHVQPEMVRRDIKFARSLSIATKLKFPFPHMVAVVVRERSGGGLQLLTQGTADIILDSCIEFWDGHDLCPLSASDRKKVQDFYQRTSLTSYCTAFAYRPLTRGICDRMTKIYLELPADSKHLYAPHRSPTPLPWDFRNVLDPRVKGILGQFHSTDSLLCSENKDDNVSDIDSCFEIQCNQVFIGMVTMQYQAQIDMVQLIEQLDRACIRFVHFSKENELRSRVFSEKMGLESGWNCHISLLSERARRQQWLERYPHMPPSYMSESPVGWWVSQAAAMSSPTPSAQSHQHNYSCMDEASHLLNRVSPRTNLDNSRAMSMSAPSAINTDFSTVKFDDETTEWNDTGTSQVKSAMSHREQDTVRSEDSVLVQSVDLGSGQEAWRSLSCLTDSTEQSAPVNFDLSNRAKLPRGIDKIRPHIELIDNVPLLVSLFTDCNTTVTREMLHIMQDYGEVVCVLGSSANAENMPIFMQADAGVAVEPLYPQVCQRVPALTPTKEDQGPSPVDLSRALNSIACSLSVKREDPIAIFHLIMEARHYMTCLWNCVQFWLCCTVTLSFTQALSGFLLLPPLFSVDQVLWLCCLIIPMLSISMIATPMDPTIMQRATGKNQCTVNGEVALFILWCYGSKFLPTIITIVLSQCISFLTLCPIYTADSKCLYVYPDAQGKVSWGGWGDKPNIILVIQHFALSLLVLHLVTISVGFVHREYSIWKKQPFNNYVWFFSAFIALCAQAVFSGTVFCKFWKDEGQNIEDFPLHLPLFFLVSLPLIFAINELIKWQEIKVNVRYQKRARLEFGTKLGMNSPF comes from the exons ATGGATGGTGATCGAGCAAAGGACAACACTTCTAAACCAAGTGAAAATGTTAAGAATAAGTCCACAGAACCATTAGGGCTAAGTACAAAAATTGCTCTTGAAACATTACAACGCGATATTAGGAGAGTATTACAAGAGTATGAGGAAGAATATAGGAGAAATAA AAAATATAAAGCTTGGCTAAAGGACACTTTACATCATCGTAGTCAGTACACAACTCTTTGTTGGACTTCAGCAATTGCACTTTTGATCAATGCCATTATCCTTGTTATTGCATTCTTCACAACCAACGATACATG gCACCCTACACTGCCTTATGAAGGACTGACCGTTTGTTGTTTGGtagtattaaattttattttagtcaTATCCGATAATAAATTACGACATGAAGAAATTCCTTATAGAGTACGAGTTCTTCTTGACCAATTGGAAG tGGCAAAGAATAATTCTCAATGGAATCCTGAAAATTATCCACATTTATGCAGTCCATTGTCCCCCTGTCTAACTTTGCAGTGGACTTATCGCGATGGTCGTATAGTTAATTTGCCTTGGGCATTATTAGTTGCTGGTGatataattgttataaaacCTGGACAACAATCACCTGGATATTGTATTCCTTATGAT GATGCTGAAGCGCCGATGTTACACGCAAGAGAAGTATATAGTCCGCAGGTCCACAGcgcaaatgaaattttttcaacGCCACAAGCTCGAACGCCATTGAAAAATAAAGTCTATAAACTTCAAGAGACACCCTATTTGATGAATCTTAGAATGGCTCTTGATCAAGCTCTTGATAGGCCGGTTACATATCACAATCGCAAACGGCATCTTTTAATGATTTGTTGCATCGAACAACTGGCTTATCCAGTTCTTCTGATCATCGTATTACTTGTCAATTTGTTTCGATACTTATACGCGACAGAATATTTCGGTGTCGGTTACTGGAACGAAATGTTCTTGCTACAACCGATTGCTGTTAGTATCCCTTTACTTCCGTTAGTATTTCCGACTTGCTGGatctttttaaattgtttcGGAATGGCTCGTTTCAAAGCTCTGTTTAAGCTTTATCAATCTTCGAAGAAACTTCAG TTTGTGGATCCTTTCGAAGACGCAGATATTTCTGGGCCTAGCAACCAGGAAGTAGTGTACAATTGGTTGGAATTAAAAGAATactttttcaatattttagtTGGTAAAGAACATATGATGTCGAGATCCGCCAGTATTCTACACGTCTTAGGATCAGTCACG GCACTGTGTTGCGTAGATAAAAAAGGGATTCTTTCGTGGCCTAATCCAACTGCAGAgaaagtattttttttaagaaatgcTAATACTTTATCCCCGTCTTCAAG TACTGGTAGTGTAGATAGAACCTCAGAACCTCAATGTCAGGCACAAGCTGAAGACTCCAAACAAGATTCAAATAAGACGTCATATATAACACAtg atTTGTCTCACTCAGCAGCCGAAGTTTTGGACCTGACTCACGATCACGCCTTGCCGTTTCGTCTACAGTTTGACGACCATTCCTGGAGACAACACTTGAACTCATTAAAACCCCTAGGTTTAGCCATCCTCCTCAATACGTGTAATATGGATACCCAAGAGCATTATATGCAGTTTTGTTGCCATGTCACGTGTGAAGCTCTGTATAATGAGGATCTTGTACCGGTTACAAACAGACG CTACCAGGATCACAGTATAGAAGATAAGAGTGGGTATCAAGCAAAAGATACAATGCAAAGTTCAAGACAAGTGTATTTAGTCGACGAATCAGGGAGCCTTGGACATATGTG GTGTTTATGTGAATTAGCGAAGCAGATAGGTTTCCAAGACCAGgcacaaaatatatttcaattggAGCAACAATTGTCTACGTTTAGACACGTC CAACCAGAAATGGTTCGACGAGATATAAAGTTTGCACGATCTTTAAGTATCGCAACAAAATTGAAGTTTCCGTTTCCACACATGGTCGCCGTGGTAGTTAGAGAAAGGAGTGGCGGTGGTTTGCAACTGCTTACACAGGGTACAGCGGACATAATTTTGGATTCCTGTATCGAATTTTGGGATGGTCATGATCTATGTCCACTTTCAGCATCGGATCG AAAAAAGGTGCAAGATTTTTATCAAAGAACGAGCTTAACGTCATATTGCACTGCATTTGCGTACAGACCACTAACACGTGGTATTTGTGATAGAATGACTAAGATATACTTAGAACTTCCCGCGGATAGCAAACATTTATATGCACCTCACAGAAGTCCTACTCCACTACCTTGGGACTTTCGAAACGTTCTCGATCCCAGAGTAAAAGGAATACTTGGACAATTCCATTCAACCG ATTCTTTGCTATGTAGTGAAAACAAAGATGATAACGTTAGCGACATTGATAGTTGCTTTGAAATTCAATGCAATCAAGTCTTTATTGGGATGGTGACTATGCAGTACCAAGCCCAAATTGATATG GTACAATTAATCGAGCAACTCGACAGGGCGTGCATTCGATTCGTTCACTTCAGCAAAGAAAACGAACTAAGATCACGCGTGTTCTCGGAGAAAATGGGGCTGGAAAGCGGATGGAATTGCCACATATCGTTGCTCAGTGAAAGAGCTAG GAGACAGCAATGGCTGGAGAGATATCCGCACATGCCCCCATCGTATAT GTCCGAGAGTCCAGTGGGTTGGTGGGTGAGCCAGGCAGCAGCCATGTCCTCACCCACTCCCTCGGCCCAATCTCATCAACATAATTACTCCTGCATGGATGAGGCCAGCCACTTGCTTAATCGTGTCTCTCCTCG TACTAATCTGGATAATAGTCGTGCGATGAGTATGTCCGCACCGAGCGCTATAAACACCGATTTCTCCACGGTAAAATTCGACGATGAGACCACGGAATGGAACGATACAGGAACATCTCAAGTCAAAAGCGCTATGAGCCATAG GGAACAGGATACAGTGCGAAGCGAAGACAGTGTACTTGTACAAAGTGTAGATTTAGGTTCCGGACAAGAAGCATGGCGATCTTTGAGTTGTCTTACAGACAGCACAGAGCAAAGTGCTCCCGTAAATTTTGATTTATCAAACAGG GCAAAACTACCTCGAGGCATCGATAAAATTAGACCGCATATAGAATTAATAGATAATGTTCCTCTTTTGGTATCTCTGTTTACTGATTGCAACACTACTGTTACAAGGGAAATGTTGCACATTATGCAAGATTACGGAGAAGTTGTTTGCGTACTTGGCTCTTCCGCCAATGCAGAGAACATGCCCATCTTTATGCAAGCGGATGCTgg AGTGGCAGTGGAACCACTTTATCCACAAGTTTGTCAAAGAGTTCCAGCATTGACACCAACTAAAGAAGACCAAGGTCCATCTCCAGTCGATTTGAGTAGAGCACTGAATTCTATTGCCTGTTCGTTAAGCGTTAAACGAGAAGATCCAATTGCGATATTCCATTTAATTATGGAG GCTCGACATTATATGACGTGCCTTTGGAATTGCGTGCAATTCTGGCTCTGTTGTACAGTTACTCTCTCCTTCACTCAAGCTCTGTCTGGTTTCTTGTTGCTACCACCTCTATTTTCGGTTGATCAAGTCTTATGGTTGTGTTGCTTAATCATTCCAATGTTATCTATATCCATGATCGCTACGCCTATGGATCCTACCATAATGCAACGTGCAACTGGGAAAAATCAGTGTACTGTAAATGGCGAG GTTGCATTGTTCATTCTGTGGTGTTACGGCAGCAAATTTTTACCAACAATCATAACGATAGTACTATCGCAATGTATTTCGTTCTTGACTTTGTGTCCTATTTACACAGCAGACTCCAAGTGCCTGTATGTGTATCCCGATGCGCAGGGAAAAGTTTCATGGGGTGGTTGGGGGGATAAaccaaatattattttagtgATACAACATTTCGCCTTGTCCCTGTTAGTTTTACATTTag TAACAATATCCGTAGGCTTTGTACATAGGGAATATTCCATTTGGAAGAAACAGCCATTCAACAATTATGTATGGTTCTTCAGTGCATTTATAGC ATTATGCGCACAAGCAGTATTCTCAGGAACTGTGTTCTGCAAATTTTGGAAAGACGAAGGACAGAATATCGAAGATTTTCCTCTACatcttcctctcttttttttagTTTCATTGCCATTAATTTTTGcaattaacgaattaatcaAGTGGCAAGAGATTAA GGTAAACGTGAGATATCAAAAGAGGGCACGACTTGAATTTGGTACAAAACTTGGAATGAATTCACcgttttaa
- the LOC126873053 gene encoding transmembrane protein 94 isoform X4, with the protein MSLKMDGDRAKDNTSKPSENVKNKSTEPLGLSTKIALETLQRDIRRVLQEYEEEYRRNKKYKAWLKDTLHHRSQYTTLCWTSAIALLINAIILVIAFFTTNDTWHPTLPYEGLTVCCLVVLNFILVISDNKLRHEEIPYRVRVLLDQLEVAKNNSQWNPENYPHLCSPLSPCLTLQWTYRDGRIVNLPWALLVAGDIIVIKPGQQSPGYCIPYDDAEAPMLHAREVYSPQVHSANEIFSTPQARTPLKNKVYKLQETPYLMNLRMALDQALDRPVTYHNRKRHLLMICCIEQLAYPVLLIIVLLVNLFRYLYATEYFGVGYWNEMFLLQPIAVSIPLLPLVFPTCWIFLNCFGMARFKALFKLYQSSKKLQFVDPFEDADISGPSNQEVVYNWLELKEYFFNILVGKEHMMSRSASILHVLGSVTALCCVDKKGILSWPNPTAEKVFFLRNANTLSPSSSTGSVDRTSEPQCQAQAEDSKQDSNKTSYITHDLSHSAAEVLDLTHDHALPFRLQFDDHSWRQHLNSLKPLGLAILLNTCNMDTQEHYMQFCCHVTCEALYNEDLVPVTNRRYQDHSIEDKSGYQAKDTMQSSRQVYLVDESGSLGHMWCLCELAKQIGFQDQAQNIFQLEQQLSTFRHVQPEMVRRDIKFARSLSIATKLKFPFPHMVAVVVRERSGGGLQLLTQGTADIILDSCIEFWDGHDLCPLSASDRKKVQDFYQRTSLTSYCTAFAYRPLTRGICDRMTKIYLELPADSKHLYAPHRSPTPLPWDFRNVLDPRVKGILGQFHSTDSLLCSENKDDNVSDIDSCFEIQCNQVFIGMVTMQYQAQIDMVQLIEQLDRACIRFVHFSKENELRSRVFSEKMGLESGWNCHISLLSERARRQQWLERYPHMPPSYMSESPVGWWVSQAAAMSSPTPSAQSHQHNYSCMDEASHLLNRVSPRTNLDNSRAMSMSAPSAINTDFSTVKFDDETTEWNDTGTSQVKSAMSHREQDTVRSEDSVLVQSVDLGSGQEAWRSLSCLTDSTEQSAPVNFDLSNRAKLPRGIDKIRPHIELIDNVPLLVSLFTDCNTTVTREMLHIMQDYGEVVCVLGSSANAENMPIFMQADAGVAVEPLYPQVCQRVPALTPTKEDQGPSPVDLSRALNSIACSLSVKREDPIAIFHLIMEARHYMTCLWNCVQFWLCCTVTLSFTQALSGFLLLPPLFSVDQVLWLCCLIIPMLSISMIATPMDPTIMQRATGKNQCTVNGEVALFILWCYGSKFLPTIITIVLSQCISFLTLCPIYTADSKCLYVYPDAQGKVSWGGWGDKPNIILVIQHFALSLLVLHLVTISVGFVHREYSIWKKQPFNNYVWFFSAFIALCAQAVFSGTVFCKFWKDEGQNIEDFPLHLPLFFLVSLPLIFAINELIKWQEIKVNVRYQKRARLEFGTKLGMNSPF; encoded by the exons ATGTCTTTG AAAATGGATGGTGATCGAGCAAAGGACAACACTTCTAAACCAAGTGAAAATGTTAAGAATAAGTCCACAGAACCATTAGGGCTAAGTACAAAAATTGCTCTTGAAACATTACAACGCGATATTAGGAGAGTATTACAAGAGTATGAGGAAGAATATAGGAGAAATAA AAAATATAAAGCTTGGCTAAAGGACACTTTACATCATCGTAGTCAGTACACAACTCTTTGTTGGACTTCAGCAATTGCACTTTTGATCAATGCCATTATCCTTGTTATTGCATTCTTCACAACCAACGATACATG gCACCCTACACTGCCTTATGAAGGACTGACCGTTTGTTGTTTGGtagtattaaattttattttagtcaTATCCGATAATAAATTACGACATGAAGAAATTCCTTATAGAGTACGAGTTCTTCTTGACCAATTGGAAG tGGCAAAGAATAATTCTCAATGGAATCCTGAAAATTATCCACATTTATGCAGTCCATTGTCCCCCTGTCTAACTTTGCAGTGGACTTATCGCGATGGTCGTATAGTTAATTTGCCTTGGGCATTATTAGTTGCTGGTGatataattgttataaaacCTGGACAACAATCACCTGGATATTGTATTCCTTATGAT GATGCTGAAGCGCCGATGTTACACGCAAGAGAAGTATATAGTCCGCAGGTCCACAGcgcaaatgaaattttttcaacGCCACAAGCTCGAACGCCATTGAAAAATAAAGTCTATAAACTTCAAGAGACACCCTATTTGATGAATCTTAGAATGGCTCTTGATCAAGCTCTTGATAGGCCGGTTACATATCACAATCGCAAACGGCATCTTTTAATGATTTGTTGCATCGAACAACTGGCTTATCCAGTTCTTCTGATCATCGTATTACTTGTCAATTTGTTTCGATACTTATACGCGACAGAATATTTCGGTGTCGGTTACTGGAACGAAATGTTCTTGCTACAACCGATTGCTGTTAGTATCCCTTTACTTCCGTTAGTATTTCCGACTTGCTGGatctttttaaattgtttcGGAATGGCTCGTTTCAAAGCTCTGTTTAAGCTTTATCAATCTTCGAAGAAACTTCAG TTTGTGGATCCTTTCGAAGACGCAGATATTTCTGGGCCTAGCAACCAGGAAGTAGTGTACAATTGGTTGGAATTAAAAGAATactttttcaatattttagtTGGTAAAGAACATATGATGTCGAGATCCGCCAGTATTCTACACGTCTTAGGATCAGTCACG GCACTGTGTTGCGTAGATAAAAAAGGGATTCTTTCGTGGCCTAATCCAACTGCAGAgaaagtattttttttaagaaatgcTAATACTTTATCCCCGTCTTCAAG TACTGGTAGTGTAGATAGAACCTCAGAACCTCAATGTCAGGCACAAGCTGAAGACTCCAAACAAGATTCAAATAAGACGTCATATATAACACAtg atTTGTCTCACTCAGCAGCCGAAGTTTTGGACCTGACTCACGATCACGCCTTGCCGTTTCGTCTACAGTTTGACGACCATTCCTGGAGACAACACTTGAACTCATTAAAACCCCTAGGTTTAGCCATCCTCCTCAATACGTGTAATATGGATACCCAAGAGCATTATATGCAGTTTTGTTGCCATGTCACGTGTGAAGCTCTGTATAATGAGGATCTTGTACCGGTTACAAACAGACG CTACCAGGATCACAGTATAGAAGATAAGAGTGGGTATCAAGCAAAAGATACAATGCAAAGTTCAAGACAAGTGTATTTAGTCGACGAATCAGGGAGCCTTGGACATATGTG GTGTTTATGTGAATTAGCGAAGCAGATAGGTTTCCAAGACCAGgcacaaaatatatttcaattggAGCAACAATTGTCTACGTTTAGACACGTC CAACCAGAAATGGTTCGACGAGATATAAAGTTTGCACGATCTTTAAGTATCGCAACAAAATTGAAGTTTCCGTTTCCACACATGGTCGCCGTGGTAGTTAGAGAAAGGAGTGGCGGTGGTTTGCAACTGCTTACACAGGGTACAGCGGACATAATTTTGGATTCCTGTATCGAATTTTGGGATGGTCATGATCTATGTCCACTTTCAGCATCGGATCG AAAAAAGGTGCAAGATTTTTATCAAAGAACGAGCTTAACGTCATATTGCACTGCATTTGCGTACAGACCACTAACACGTGGTATTTGTGATAGAATGACTAAGATATACTTAGAACTTCCCGCGGATAGCAAACATTTATATGCACCTCACAGAAGTCCTACTCCACTACCTTGGGACTTTCGAAACGTTCTCGATCCCAGAGTAAAAGGAATACTTGGACAATTCCATTCAACCG ATTCTTTGCTATGTAGTGAAAACAAAGATGATAACGTTAGCGACATTGATAGTTGCTTTGAAATTCAATGCAATCAAGTCTTTATTGGGATGGTGACTATGCAGTACCAAGCCCAAATTGATATG GTACAATTAATCGAGCAACTCGACAGGGCGTGCATTCGATTCGTTCACTTCAGCAAAGAAAACGAACTAAGATCACGCGTGTTCTCGGAGAAAATGGGGCTGGAAAGCGGATGGAATTGCCACATATCGTTGCTCAGTGAAAGAGCTAG GAGACAGCAATGGCTGGAGAGATATCCGCACATGCCCCCATCGTATAT GTCCGAGAGTCCAGTGGGTTGGTGGGTGAGCCAGGCAGCAGCCATGTCCTCACCCACTCCCTCGGCCCAATCTCATCAACATAATTACTCCTGCATGGATGAGGCCAGCCACTTGCTTAATCGTGTCTCTCCTCG TACTAATCTGGATAATAGTCGTGCGATGAGTATGTCCGCACCGAGCGCTATAAACACCGATTTCTCCACGGTAAAATTCGACGATGAGACCACGGAATGGAACGATACAGGAACATCTCAAGTCAAAAGCGCTATGAGCCATAG GGAACAGGATACAGTGCGAAGCGAAGACAGTGTACTTGTACAAAGTGTAGATTTAGGTTCCGGACAAGAAGCATGGCGATCTTTGAGTTGTCTTACAGACAGCACAGAGCAAAGTGCTCCCGTAAATTTTGATTTATCAAACAGG GCAAAACTACCTCGAGGCATCGATAAAATTAGACCGCATATAGAATTAATAGATAATGTTCCTCTTTTGGTATCTCTGTTTACTGATTGCAACACTACTGTTACAAGGGAAATGTTGCACATTATGCAAGATTACGGAGAAGTTGTTTGCGTACTTGGCTCTTCCGCCAATGCAGAGAACATGCCCATCTTTATGCAAGCGGATGCTgg AGTGGCAGTGGAACCACTTTATCCACAAGTTTGTCAAAGAGTTCCAGCATTGACACCAACTAAAGAAGACCAAGGTCCATCTCCAGTCGATTTGAGTAGAGCACTGAATTCTATTGCCTGTTCGTTAAGCGTTAAACGAGAAGATCCAATTGCGATATTCCATTTAATTATGGAG GCTCGACATTATATGACGTGCCTTTGGAATTGCGTGCAATTCTGGCTCTGTTGTACAGTTACTCTCTCCTTCACTCAAGCTCTGTCTGGTTTCTTGTTGCTACCACCTCTATTTTCGGTTGATCAAGTCTTATGGTTGTGTTGCTTAATCATTCCAATGTTATCTATATCCATGATCGCTACGCCTATGGATCCTACCATAATGCAACGTGCAACTGGGAAAAATCAGTGTACTGTAAATGGCGAG GTTGCATTGTTCATTCTGTGGTGTTACGGCAGCAAATTTTTACCAACAATCATAACGATAGTACTATCGCAATGTATTTCGTTCTTGACTTTGTGTCCTATTTACACAGCAGACTCCAAGTGCCTGTATGTGTATCCCGATGCGCAGGGAAAAGTTTCATGGGGTGGTTGGGGGGATAAaccaaatattattttagtgATACAACATTTCGCCTTGTCCCTGTTAGTTTTACATTTag TAACAATATCCGTAGGCTTTGTACATAGGGAATATTCCATTTGGAAGAAACAGCCATTCAACAATTATGTATGGTTCTTCAGTGCATTTATAGC ATTATGCGCACAAGCAGTATTCTCAGGAACTGTGTTCTGCAAATTTTGGAAAGACGAAGGACAGAATATCGAAGATTTTCCTCTACatcttcctctcttttttttagTTTCATTGCCATTAATTTTTGcaattaacgaattaatcaAGTGGCAAGAGATTAA GGTAAACGTGAGATATCAAAAGAGGGCACGACTTGAATTTGGTACAAAACTTGGAATGAATTCACcgttttaa